Within the Pseudomonas oryzae genome, the region TCCGCGCCATGCGCTTGAGGTCCTCGAGGTTGCCGTACAGCGCCTCCTGGTACTCCTCCAGGCTGCGCGCGCGGCCGAGCACCACCTCGGTGTGGGTCATCAGCTGGGTCAGCGGCGTGCGCAGCTCATGGGCGATGTCGGCGGAGAAGTTGGACAGGCGCACGAAGGATTCGTCGAGGCGCTCGAGCATGCCGTTGAACGAGGACACCAGCGGGCGCAGCTCCACCGGCAGCGCCTGCTCCGGGATGCGCTCCTTGAGCGAGCGCGCCGACACCGTGGCGGCCACCTGGGTGACCTCGCGCAGCGGGCGCAGGCCACTGCGCGCCACCAGCCAGCCCAGCCCGGCGCTGAGCAGCGCGCTGATGCCCAAGGCGATCCACAGCCAGCGCTCCAGCTCGGCGAAGAACGCCTCGTGGTGGGTGACGTCCAGCGCCAGCAGCAGGGTCAGGCCCCGCGCGCGGCCCACCAGCGGCACCCGGCTGGTCATCCCGCGCAGCAGGTGGTCGCCGTCCTGCCACAGCCACAGACTGCCGCTCGCCTCGCGCAACGCCTCGGGCAGGCTCGCCCCCTCCGGCTCGGCGAACAGCACCCGGCCATCGGCATCGAGCAGCAGCGCGCGCAGCTCCTGGTGCGCGCCGAGCAGGGCATGCAGCTGCGGGCGCACGCTGTCCAGCTCGCCGGCATCGCCCAGCGCACCGAGCACGCCCTGGGTGGCGTGCAGCTTCTCCAGCAGGGCATGACGGTCGATGCTCTCGAAGTGCTGGCGGC harbors:
- a CDS encoding heavy metal sensor histidine kinase, which gives rise to MQRLSLTARLGVLFMLALTGVLLATGLVVQQLSRQHFESIDRHALLEKLHATQGVLGALGDAGELDSVRPQLHALLGAHQELRALLLDADGRVLFAEPEGASLPEALREASGSLWLWQDGDHLLRGMTSRVPLVGRARGLTLLLALDVTHHEAFFAELERWLWIALGISALLSAGLGWLVARSGLRPLREVTQVAATVSARSLKERIPEQALPVELRPLVSSFNGMLERLDESFVRLSNFSADIAHELRTPLTQLMTHTEVVLGRARSLEEYQEALYGNLEDLKRMARMIDDMLFLAKADNGLIVPERQPVALQQLTAQLLDYYRLLGEEAGVELEQEGAGTITGDAGMLRRALSNLLANALRYTPTGGCIRVRIAERAGQVTLAVENPGPGIPAEHLGRLFDRFYRADPARREGGNHAGLGLAITRSIVEAHRGSIRCESAGGVTRFELDFPACQ